The genomic window ttttgtttttttggagtgAGGGCTTATTTGGCCTCCCCAGGACGGACTGGAGCATCAGTAGTGCCTGAGTTCATCAAAGGACAGATGCTCAAGACACCTTGATCACCATTAGGTGGAACTGAAGGAGCCAAAAATGGGCGCAATGGCTCCTCAGCAGATACGCTCCTGAATGTATAGACATGGGAACCACTTTCAGCATCAAAAAAGGAAACGTTCTGCATGCCCATATCCAGAAAAATCCCCACTCGCTGTAACTTGCGGTCTACGAAGAGGAAAGTCAGCGGCACCGTGGTGGCAGAGAGGCGGCCTCCATCCCTCAAACTCACAGTCCAGAATCCAAGCTCTGTGGTCAGCTGGATCCTCCCTTTGCGGTGAACAGATTCTCTGCAGACTCCCAGGTCCCATTCTGTGCTTGTTCCCACGTCCACCTCCCAGCAGTGGCGGCCACAGGTAAAGCGAGGGGAGCCCAGGATGCAAACGGACACGTCAAATCTCTCGGCAAGGTCTTGCCGATTCTGTCTGATGCGCCCACTTCGGACGCTCCTGAGGTCGTCAGAAATGAGGAGGAAGTTGTTGGCTGTGTTGGCATCCAAGGTCATATCcactgtgaaaaggaaaaaaagttgctCAGCAAATGGACAGAAACCAACCCTATGCCTCTCTTCTACTTCAAAGGCCCAAATATCTCTTGACTTTAGTTTCTTTAATTCTCTTCTTCCCCCAAAATCCAAACTTCATGAGGTAACTTCCCTGACTAGTTCAAATTCTCATAGGTATGCTTTGTGGCAATACCTGACCCTTATTCACAGTAGcaattcttattttactttatgtcatGTGTTTGCTTCATTGGCCTTTTCTTCGTTTAGAGTGGAGGGTCTTTGAAGGCAGACACCATGCCCCCCTTTCTACCACCTTGAtgcatgaacaaataaatgataagacAATGCAAGTGGTCGATATTAAATGAtgtttgtttccacatttttttgCTTCAATTTAAATAGTATCTAGAGCATGAGTCCAGGCCTTTGTTTTCCATGTTTGTAAACAAATTAATCGTGTACAGTTCTGACAGAAGATGGAATATCTCTGCAGCTGACGGTGTGATGACAGAGGAAGGAGGCAATGTGATCTGGCCTAGAGAAAATTAATTGTCCAgaacattctgaaaaaaaaaaatctacagaacATATGATCCTTCAAGTCAAAAAACTGATATGATCACCAATATAGATTTTATAGATTACAGTAAGACTTGAAGAGATTGATTGCTGTTTGATGGTGAATTAGGGAATGAAATGAATGGACATGgataaggaaggaggaagagggttCCAAACATGACTTGGGCAGGGTGAATCTGTCCTCCATATTTCAGCAGAGAGACAG from Homo sapiens chromosome 22, GRCh38.p14 Primary Assembly includes these protein-coding regions:
- the RFPL2 gene encoding ret finger protein-like 2 isoform 3 (isoform 3 is encoded by transcript variant 4); this translates as MAALFQEASSCPVCSDYLEKPMSLECGCAVCLKCINSLQKEPHGEDLLCCCSSMVSRKNKIRRNRQLERLASHIKELEPKLKKILQMNPRMRKFQVDMTLDANTANNFLLISDDLRSVRSGRIRQNRQDLAERFDVSVCILGSPRFTCGRHCWEVDVGTSTEWDLGVCRESVHRKGRIQLTTELGFWTVSLRDGGRLSATTVPLTFLFVDRKLQRVGIFLDMGMQNVSFFDAESGSHVYTFRSVSAEEPLRPFLAPSVPPNGDQGVLSICPLMNSGTTDAPVRPGEAK
- the RFPL2 gene encoding ret finger protein-like 2 isoform 6 (isoform 6 is encoded by transcript variant 12), with product MGVDMAALFQEASSCPVCSDYLEKPMSLECGCAVCLKCINSLQKEPHGEDLLCCCSSMVSRKNKIRRNRQLERLASHIKELEPKLKKILQMNPRMRKFQVDMTLDANTANNFLLISDDLRSVRSGRIRQNRQDLAERFDVSVCILGSPRFTCGRHCWEVDVGTSTEWDLGVCRESVHRKGRIQLTTELGFWTVSLRDGGRLSATTVPLTFLFVDRKLQRVGIFLDMGMQNVSFFDAESGSHVYTFRSVSAEEPLRPFLAPSVPPNGDQGVLSICPLMNSGTTDAPVRPGEAK
- the RFPL2 gene encoding ret finger protein-like 2 isoform 4 (isoform 4 is encoded by transcript variant 5); the protein is MGDLSAQWKQLEDRGASSRRVDMAALFQEASSCPVCSDYLEKPMSLECGCAVCLKCINSLQKEPHGEDLLCCCSSMVSRKNKIRRNRQLERLASHIKELEPKLKKILQMNPRMRKFQVDMTLDANTANNFLLISDDLRSVRSGRIRQNRQDLAERFDVSVCILGSPRFTCGRHCWEVDVGTSTEWDLGVCRESVHRKGRIQLTTELGFWTVSLRDGGRLSATTVPLTFLFVDRKLQRVGIFLDMGMQNVSFFDAESGSHVYTFRSVSAEEPLRPFLAPSVPPNGDQGVLSICPLMNSGTTDAPVRPGEAK
- the RFPL2 gene encoding ret finger protein-like 2 isoform 2 (isoform 2 is encoded by transcript variant 11), translating into MEVAELGFPETAVSQSRICLCAVLCGHWDFADMMVIRSLSLIRLEGVEGRDPVGGGNLTNKRPSCAPSPQDLSAQWKQLEDRGASSRRVDMAALFQEASSCPVCSDYLEKPMSLECGCAVCLKCINSLQKEPHGEDLLCCCSSMVSRKNKIRRNRQLERLASHIKELEPKLKKILQMNPRMRKFQVDMTLDANTANNFLLISDDLRSVRSGRIRQNRQDLAERFDVSVCILGSPRFTCGRHCWEVDVGTSTEWDLGVCRESVHRKGRIQLTTELGFWTVSLRDGGRLSATTVPLTFLFVDRKLQRVGIFLDMGMQNVSFFDAESGSHVYTFRSVSAEEPLRPFLAPSVPPNGDQGVLSICPLMNSGTTDAPVRPGEAK